One window of Papaver somniferum cultivar HN1 chromosome 9, ASM357369v1, whole genome shotgun sequence genomic DNA carries:
- the LOC113308321 gene encoding 60S ribosomal protein L36a, whose translation MVNVPKTKNTYCKNKECRKHTLHKVTQYKKGKDSLAAQGKRRYDRKQSGYGGQTKPVFHKKAKTTKKIVLRLQCQSCKHMSQHAIKRCKHFEIGGDKKGKGTSLF comes from the exons ATG GTGAACGTTCCCAAGACAAAGAACACATACTGCAAGAACAAGGAATGCAGGAAGCACACCCTGCACAAGGTTACCCAATACAAGAAGGGTAAGGACAGTCTTGCTGCACAAGGAAAGCGTCGTTATGACCGTAAACAATCAGGATATGGAGGACAGACAAAGCCCGTCTTTCACAAGAAG GCCAAGACTACCAAGAAGATTGTGTTGAGGCTTCAATGCCAAAGCTGCAAGCATATGTCTCAGCATGCTATCAAG AGATGCAAGCATTTTGAAATTGGTGGAGACAAGAAGGGAAAGGGAACATCTCTCTTTTAG
- the LOC113307777 gene encoding 40S ribosomal protein S14-2 translates to MSRRKVREPKEETVTLGPSVRDGEHVFGVAHIFASFNDTFIHVTDLSGRETLVRITGGMKVKADRDESSPYAAMLAAQDVAARCKELGVTALHIKLRATGGNKTKTPGPGAQSALRALARSGMRVGRIEDVTPIPTDSTRRKGGRRGRRL, encoded by the exons ATG TCGAGGAGGAAAGTTAGAGAGCCAAAAGAAGAAACTGTTACTCTTGGACCCTCTGTAAGAGATGGGGAGCATGTTTTTGGTGTTGCACACATTTTTGCATCTTTCAATGATACATTCATC CACGTCACTGATTTGTCTGGAAGGGAAACCCTTGTCCGTATTACTG GTGGAATGAAGGTCAAAGCTGATAGGGATGAATCTTCACCATATGCAGCTATGCTTGCAGCTCAGGATGTTGCAGCCCGATGCAAG GAGCTTGGAGTTACTGCGCTTCACATCAAGCTTCGTGCAACTGGTGGGAACAAAACAAAGACACCAGGTCCAGGTGCCCAATCTGCCCTTAGGGCCCTTGCTCGGTCAGGAATGAGGGTTGGTCGCATTG AGGATGTTACCCCAATTCCTACCGACAGCACCCGTAGAAAGGGTGGTAGAAGAGGAAGGAGGCTGTAA